One Bacillus sp. FJAT-52991 genomic region harbors:
- the obgE gene encoding GTPase ObgE: MFVDQVKIYVKGGDGGNGMVAFRREKYVPKGGPAGGDGGKGADVVFEVDEGLRTLMDFRYQRHFKADRGEHGMSKNQHGRNSADMIVKVPPGTVVTDDDTKEVIADLTEHGQRAVIAKGGRGGRGNSRFATPANPAPELSENGEPGTERYAVLELKLLADAGLVGFPSVGKSTLLSVVSAARPKIAAYHFTTIVPNLGVVETEDGRSFVLADLPGLIEGAHEGVGLGHQFLRHIERTRVIVHVIDMSGLEGRDPYEDYITINKELQEYNLRLTERPQIIVANKMDMPDSEENLRVFKEKIDSDTPIFPISAVTRAGLKELLFAVADKIEQTPEFPLEHLEEEKGIHRVMYKHENQAAEFEITRDSDGCFVVSGAKVEKLFKMTDFSREDSVRRFARQLRSMGVDEALRERGAEDGDIVRLLEYEFEFVE, translated from the coding sequence ATGTTTGTAGATCAAGTGAAAATTTATGTAAAAGGTGGAGACGGCGGAAATGGTATGGTCGCGTTTCGCCGAGAGAAATATGTTCCTAAAGGCGGACCGGCCGGTGGAGATGGCGGTAAAGGAGCGGACGTTGTATTTGAAGTGGATGAAGGTTTACGAACGCTAATGGATTTCCGTTACCAACGACATTTTAAAGCGGACCGCGGGGAGCATGGCATGAGCAAAAATCAGCACGGAAGAAATTCAGCTGATATGATTGTAAAGGTTCCACCTGGGACAGTTGTTACGGATGATGACACGAAAGAAGTCATTGCCGATTTAACGGAGCATGGACAAAGAGCGGTTATTGCTAAAGGTGGCCGTGGCGGTCGTGGAAACTCTCGTTTTGCTACACCAGCCAATCCAGCACCTGAGCTTTCCGAGAACGGGGAACCAGGGACAGAGCGATATGCGGTGTTAGAATTAAAACTATTGGCAGATGCCGGGCTTGTTGGGTTCCCGAGCGTTGGGAAATCTACATTGCTATCGGTTGTATCCGCTGCTCGTCCAAAAATTGCTGCTTATCACTTCACAACGATCGTCCCAAATCTGGGTGTAGTAGAAACAGAAGATGGCCGCAGCTTTGTGTTAGCGGATCTTCCAGGATTGATTGAAGGAGCGCATGAAGGAGTCGGACTCGGTCATCAATTTTTACGACATATTGAAAGAACTCGCGTGATTGTTCACGTTATTGATATGTCTGGATTAGAAGGTCGCGATCCATATGAAGACTATATAACCATTAACAAAGAACTACAAGAATATAATTTACGTTTAACAGAGCGTCCGCAAATTATTGTTGCTAATAAAATGGATATGCCTGATTCAGAAGAAAATCTTCGAGTATTTAAAGAAAAAATTGACAGTGATACGCCGATTTTTCCGATTTCAGCTGTGACTCGAGCAGGATTGAAGGAATTGTTGTTTGCGGTTGCTGATAAGATTGAGCAAACGCCAGAATTTCCGCTTGAGCATCTTGAAGAGGAAAAAGGCATTCACCGCGTGATGTATAAGCATGAAAATCAAGCGGCTGAATTTGAAATCACAAGAGACTCTGATGGTTGCTTCGTTGTAAGTGGAGCGAAAGTGGAAAAATTATTTAAAATGACGGATTTCTCACGTGAAGATTCCGTTCGCCGCTTTGCACGTCAGCTGCGTTCGATGGGT
- a CDS encoding Spo0B C-terminal domain-containing protein, with amino-acid sequence MMKNENWTVIRAMRHARHDWMNQIQLIKGFMALGKLEEAERVIETTILQARQEAHLFNLCLPNFAEQLLTFNWEEHSFQLEYEVLEHEISVNIHDELLSEWIDSLFHLIERHIEKYADNLLCLSINKVDEGLRFFFEFSGIIQNEHLLLDDIKSQLEASHVQQWKIHEHSSKELLFEVVL; translated from the coding sequence ATGATGAAAAATGAAAATTGGACGGTAATCCGGGCGATGCGTCATGCGAGGCATGATTGGATGAACCAAATTCAGCTCATAAAAGGCTTTATGGCTCTCGGAAAGTTAGAAGAAGCAGAACGTGTCATTGAAACGACGATTTTGCAGGCTAGACAAGAAGCCCATTTATTTAATTTATGTTTGCCGAATTTTGCTGAACAGTTGTTAACTTTTAACTGGGAAGAACATTCCTTTCAATTAGAATACGAAGTTTTAGAGCATGAAATTTCTGTAAATATACATGATGAATTGCTTAGTGAATGGATTGACTCGCTGTTTCACTTAATTGAGCGCCATATTGAAAAATATGCAGATAATCTTCTCTGCCTTTCCATAAATAAAGTAGATGAAGGGCTTCGTTTCTTTTTTGAATTTAGTGGAATAATACAAAATGAGCACTTGTTGTTAGATGATATCAAAAGCCAATTAGAGGCATCGCATGTTCAACAATGGAAGATTCACGAACATTCTAGTAAGGAATTATTATTTGAAGTGGTACTTTAA